The nucleotide sequence aaatatttcacccGAAAAACTGGATATAAATTTTTGTGACAGTGCTGGAAATTCAGCTTTGCATTATGCAGCAGCTTGGTCAGAAACAGCAGCCATAAAAGCTCTCTTGCAAGCTGGTGCTTACTCCTGTACACCGAATAAGAATGGTATGATACCATTAAAAATCATCAGCCCACAGGTACTGGAAGAATATCTGGATAGCTGCGTCCTGACCAATGATTATCCACTGGGGcatgatgattttcaaatttatttcaattatcAACTCTTCTTACCACCAGAAAAACAAACACGTGGTGGAAAAGATGTAATTGAAGATGGTTGCAAAGAAATGAAATGCGAAAATGGTCGTGAATCTGAACCACTTTTTGTGCTAAATGAAAGACCAGATTTGAGGAAATTTCTGACTCATCCGGTAATCAGAAATTACTTTTGCTTGAAATGGCTCgttgtaaaaaaatactcgtatttcgagAACATTCTCTTTATATGGtttttcttattatttgctctttttttattcataaattctATTCATATTTACACTCCTTCATTGAAGTGTCCTTTGAACGATGATGATGCATTAGACATCAGCCACAAATATTACAATTGCTGTGATGCTTTCATCAGTAACATAGATGTTGAAAGGAAATTTAACATCAATATTTTTCCCATGAACTTAACTTTTGCAAAAGCATTGATTATTTTACGTGGTTTACTGCTTGTTTTCATAGTCCATCGACACTATTTTTCACCGAAATCTTTTATGTTGAAATCTATAAGAATGTGGTTACAAATGATTTGGGTCATAATCATACTTTTATTTGTATCTCTACACGGTAGTAAATACTATTATCCATATTTAGCCATAATGATCATAGCATTATCAATTGAGTTTGTATTTGTACTGGGTCGATCTCCAGAATATTCCATGGGTATCCAGATGGTTAAAGTATTTGTGATAAATGTCTGTAAATATCTATCAGAATTTTTCGTTGTAATCCTGTTCTTGGCGATTAGCTTTGTAGTTTTCTTCAATACAGGTTTTAGTTCCATCATCAAAACTAAAAACACCACATTCGTCAATGAAACATGTCCTAATGCATATCATACTTGGATGACTCCAGATTCATATAACAATGATACTCCCAAATTCTTGAAATCTGATCGCTCCTTTGCTTTATACATCCTCGAAACCTTCATCACCATGTTGAGAGGTGACCCCCAAGTGAAAACTTTTATGCCATTTGATAACATACCTTTCAGTCATGCTCTCTTCTTGGCCTACTGTTTCCTCGCAGTATACACAATTAATAACTTGATGATTGTAGTGCCCATGACGTATGCTAATCAAGTTGTCAACGAAGCCAAAAGCGTTGTTATGGTTTCCTTCTTGAAATTTGTGTGGTATGTTGAAACTGCGGCTGCTCAAGATCCTACACAACTATTGGATTTGTTGAATAAGTTATCGCTTTGGTCTTCTTTCTGCTTTCATTGGTGTCTGCGCAGGAATCCAATACCTCCAGAATCTTTTCGTGATAGGATTAATGTGACGCATGCTATGACTAACTCTAGAAAGGAGCCATTCTATATTCATAATGAAAAAACACTCAATTATTTGAGTTATGGTTCGGAGATTTTCGATAACGCGGTGAATATATTGAAGAGAACCAAACAGCATGATGAGATGGAGAAGAAACTAAGCGAATCAGAATCGAGGCTGGAAAACATGGAGAATGTATTGCAGGATACTCAACTTAGTGTGCTGGAAAATCAACGTGCTGTGCAAGAAAATCAACGTATCGTGCAGGAAAATCAACGTACAATGCAGGAAAATGAGGAGAAACTGCGAAGAGATTTATTAAATAGTTACAATGAAGTGATTGCGAGGTTGGAATCGCTACAAACGTCTATGGGTATAGATTATAGCAGCAGTGCAAAAAAACTTCACAGAAGAGATACACAGTGATTACAAACCTTTTGCTCGGCAGTTTTTTCTATCAAGAAGTCACCTTCACCAACCTGAATAATGTCCAAAACTGCGTTCGTCTTAGAACAACAAGAAAAACAGGAAAtccaagtttttagtttttatgaagACCTTAAATCAAATGGAAGTaaagaaattgtatttttttaagaGATTAAGTAATACTAAGATTACGAGTCGATTTTCATCAGTCATTTTTAAGCAGAAATAAAACATCTTCactaaagaattattttttttcatcttttaaaatttttttattcctttggggagggggagagaggAGTTGTTCTGAAAGtggtatttttcagtaagtacTTCATctgttacctactcgtattagaATAATGGTAGGTTGGTCAAGTTTTTCTTCCCACTAGAACCAATGATCGGTGGAATCTTTACGCAGATAGATGGATTGGATATGTTACGTTTCGGCAGGATATTTCTTCGATAGCGAAGCTTTTTTTTCtggctgaaaaaattctcattgaTAGATGAATTCTGACTTCCAGAACTcaggaaaaataatgaaagaaatcCTACTCCTCAAATACGTCCCTCAGgggtttcgaaaatttccattcaaatgGAATGGTCATGCATCACAGACTTACAAAATAATCTGTCAAACTTTCGATAATCTTATCATCTTTTCCACTCAAATATACATAATCTTGAAATTGACATATAGTACTTATCAAGataaaatttctgtcaaaaagtcGTTACCTCAATGCATGACCATCCAGTTGGCATGATTTTTCGAAGCACGCAAGCAAAGTAATACTAATTAATTTGAATGGTCACAACTTAGGGCCAATTAAACGTGTTGTttaataagttttgaaaaatacgaaaatgatttatttttcactctCCGACAAAACAaacacatttcatcaaattatgaaGTTGCCTTTTATCATGAAATTTATAGCCACACGTTTAGAGGTACCTATAGAACACATCATCAATCCGTTTGGCACAATAATTGTGTATTTctatgagattttaaaaataggccGTACCAAATGGCTTACTCATGCGTGGTAGGGTTGCTTGAATATATTGCACGAGATAGttggttgaatttttcgcgTAGTTTTCTTCATTCGAAGTTGAGAAGAGATCGTTCTAAAAGAAGAAAACAGCATAGCATAACTTACGTATATATCGAAGTTGAGAAGACACTCATCCATGGAGCGAATACTATAAACAGGTAATTTATTTCGATACTTATTTTATAACAATTTATGACGAGTTATTGTACTTACCATGgatttgatatttgaaatttttttcgccacCTCAATTcaccaattcaaaaattttttagaaatgaaaacatAAATTTATTTCCAATTTAATGCTTCAATCAGCAAAAATCATTATAAATCAATACTAAAAAATCTCGTTCAAAGTCACCACCAAAACATTCATTGATAGATGGTttgatactaaaaaaaaaattctatgccAAATCAAACATAAAACAGAACTCTAAAATCACTATAAAAGagtgaaatttattcgaaatctCCTATTTGAAATCACCtcgaaaaatgtgtttaaaTCTTGTTATTAACATTCATTTGGAATTAAGTACCCActtacctatgaaaaaaaagaacaaaaaacaaaacaaaactggaTTAAAACTGCCAAAATTCGAAACAACTATGTACTTGAGTAGAATttctaaattcttcaaaaaaaaatttcacatcagGAAAAAATATCCAGGTTATTGAATCGCTACCAAAAAATACacctatagtaggtacctaattctaaATCACCACGAAGAAAAGTAAGCACTTGAAATCATGAAATAAATTCTTAAGTCACCCCCTTCCTCCCCCTGccacaaaaaaaacagaaacaattAAATTGATCACTTATAATCgaggaaaatttatttaaaattagttATAACGctaaaatccattaaaaataaacaagagCAATAAGTGTTTGGAATTTACCAAcgattactggtaatttaccagaatctACAAAGAATTTGTTAAATATTACCagcaatttataaaaaattacctaccagtaatttacaaaaaattatccttCAGTGATTCAAATAAACATCACCTTTATCTTAATAAAGTTGAAATAAGATTTAGAGACTTGGGGAAATTTGCGATAAATTCTTGGCATTAacctatttcaataaaattaacaaTATTTATGATTTCGCTCAGTTTAAACTGTGTATTATAAAAGTCTGACTTTCAGTAAAACGACCTCCGCgcgcgttttaaaaaaaattgcctgaaaatCCATGGCCCGTTTGCACAcacttgtcaaaaattatatCCCTTGATTTCAATACCCCCTTTACGCGTGTTTGGgctaggggttcccaaagtagtACGTTCATACGTTGGATACCTATGAAATGAATTAGACGTCAAAAGGACTTCACCAACCTTTATTGAATGGacttgaattgttttttttttacatacgtTCTCACTTAGATTTCGGAAGGACCGCATATTAGTATTTTTCCGCTCAGGGTGCCCTTTTTTCagctaccccccccccacaaaaacaTCCCAAAATGCAAACGGTTTTCGGATCTAACAAAACGAAGTtacaaaaatgtacaaaaatacaccaccaggccaacgaatttgagaaaattcaaaattgtccaaatttggaggaggggttttcgaaaaaacgccAAAGgtgcatctatggaaattttttcagaattttaaatagtTGCTCCCatttacagcgccattttgaaattaaaactttcaacttgaaagttcaactttcaacttttacaaatttcaaaatgcttaaaaagttcaaaatgcaatgctctttcgaactgtgaaatcagttttgatcaaagtatcatagcttcggaggcatgcgctgctgaagttgagtacttcgagacaatgtgaaaataattgaagcccccccccccgaggaGGCAGAGATCAAACTGATTGTgggtttcttattttttgggtgggtagacattgtaaaaaaatttgagcgaaatcgaaagacatgactttcaaaatagtagttttttggtcgaattgatatGAAATGACCCATATGTCAAACTTTCAGAAGTCATGTGAACACTTGGAGAACCTTCTGTTTCAAGGAGACTTTCGCCCCCCCCCCTGTGTAAAATCAAAAGCCATCTCTTGTAATTTGGTAATATGTATGTAGCTTAAGGAGTAGGTACGAGTGCATTATTGCATTATTGGTAATGTTTGGAGAATTACTGGCTACTTCTTGAAAACTATAGgcaaattttctataaatattTTGGCGAATTACTAGTTTTATAgtaaattattggaattttttgatacataAATTGCCAATTTAGTAAACTACTGgcgatttttcataaattgatg is from Planococcus citri chromosome 1, ihPlaCitr1.1, whole genome shotgun sequence and encodes:
- the LOC135831227 gene encoding uncharacterized protein LOC135831227, whose protein sequence is MEMKRFNNNSHQSSLSDQTPWKSKLRALIQPEIHFRVTPDGKHHSSWDIETLDMIRKRISQDMAEGLQKESNKLTTPIMKAARYGNYSTIEQLLTVQFTPINPVGGKSILHLVLEGIISLKYEDDPVKICMENIIAGKDICDSIIDTYFPPDDFTMFPEETPDHYKCLDLILQNISPEKLDINFCDSAGNSALHYAAAWSETAAIKALLQAGAYSCTPNKNGMIPLKIISPQVLEEYLDSCVLTNDYPLGHDDFQIYFNYQLFLPPEKQTRGGKDVIEDGCKEMKCENGRESEPLFVLNERPDLRKFLTHPVIRNYFCLKWLVVKKYSYFENILFIWFFLLFALFLFINSIHIYTPSLKCPLNDDDALDISHKYYNCCDAFISNIDVERKFNINIFPMNLTFAKALIILRGLLLVFIVHRHYFSPKSFMLKSIRMWLQMIWVIIILLFVSLHGSKYYYPYLAIMIIALSIEFVFVLGRSPEYSMGIQMVKVFVINVCKYLSEFFVVILFLAISFVVFFNTGFSSIIKTKNTTFVNETCPNAYHTWMTPDSYNNDTPKFLKSDRSFALYILETFITMLRGDPQVKTFMPFDNIPFSHALFLAYCFLAVYTINNLMIVVPMTYANQVVNEAKSVVMVSFLKFVWYVETAAAQDPTQLLDLLNKLSLWSSFCFHWCLRRNPIPPESFRDRINVTHAMTNSRKEPFYIHNEKTLNYLSYGSEIFDNAVNILKRTKQHDEMEKKLSESESRLENMENVLQDTQLSVLENQRAVQENQRIVQENQRTMQENEEKLRRDLLNSYNEVIARLESLQTSMGIDYSSSAKKLHRRDTQ